ttcaaattaatttcacaatttaaattaTTCTCAAATCTTTCTTTTTCAGATGTAGGAATTTAGTTGGCCAATAACATGATTCCACTCGTGTGTTGTGTAAGATTACCAAACAGCACCTCCCGCGCCTTGCGAACAAGCCAATCCAACTTCAAGAAAAAGCGTGAAAAGTGCTTTCTCTCACCGCACGcacttcaaattttaaaaacagaGTGTCTCACTCACTCACGCAGTCACGCACCTAACTGTTCGTTCGTTCGTCCGTTCGGTTATTCTGTGGCACTCCCAACGCACATTTCTCCCTTCAAAAAATTTAGGGATCTAAATCTAAGCTCTCTCATTCACCATGAATCGCCACCAGGATCCTAATCCGTTCGAAGAAGAAGTTAATCCTTTCTCGGTAATCTATTCTCACTCACATTTTCACATTCTCgatctctttctatttttagtGCTTTTTTTCTTCAGATCCGATATTGTTTCTCTTAAACTAGCTAGATTTTGGTGATGGACCTGTTTTTctataaatgaaaaaataaaatgctTACGTGGCTTCTACTTTGATCTGGATCTGTGGTTTGTTAGTTTGGTCTTTTGCTGTGATTTCACTTCTCTTGTTCGGAAAATTGAGAACGATTGTGTTTGCGAATCTGCATTGAGATGCCAAATCCGCGTGTAGCTTAGTGTGCATGTTTGTGGATCTGAAACTACGTAAGTTTGCGGTTTCTATTATTTGGTCTATGAACTCCGCGTATTTTAGTGAATGCTCGTACTGCTATAGGCTATGAGTGTTTTCTCTGTTTTATTTTAATCGTTAGCTTTTTGTCTTTCCCAGTCATGAACTCATGATTGATGTGGCATAGTTCTATTCTTTGCTGGATTGTTTAAGTTGAAGTGTTGTTCTTGCATTTAAACATATATGATGTGGTATGTAGACATAATTTTCAAATTGTGCCTAGCAGAAATGCTTAAACGTTGAATAACTTCTTTTTGCTGTGGATCTGCTGCAACTTTGAAAATGGCACAAAAATTGTGATGATCACACTGGTTTTGCTGTCTTGTCTCCTGCATATTTTTGAGTTTGCAGTGTGTTGTTGGTTTCAATTGCAAATATATCACAATATTGCCAATATGTAATTTAGTGTTTTACCATTAAAGACAGAATTTGATTTACTTAATGATTTGAGCTTTATTTTAGATCTAATTTTGCTCTTTATGAGATGTTTGATTGAAACCATGTAagttttaattaactaattctACCAGCCAATCTTTGTAAGCCATCTTGTTGAGATAATGTGGGTGTTATAGTTTCATTCTGGTGTGCAACTTGTTAGTTTTCGAAGTTTTAGCAATTGATGCTTTATCATTTTCATATGTGTCATAAAATAGCCGTTTCATTCTATTCGTGGAAATCTTACAGAATGGTGCTGGTGCTCCTGGATCAAAATCACGTATTCCACAAATGTCATCTGAACCAGTGGGCTTTGGCCAAAGACATGATGCCACAGTTGATATTCCTTTGGATGTTACAACTGTAATGCCTTGCTAATTCAATGATTTTCTTAAGACTTGGATTCTCTTCAAGAGGCTGATTATGCTTCTGTGATGTAAATATAGGACTCTAAGAAAAAGGGACAAGAGCTAGCAGCTTGGGAAGCAGATTTGAAAAGGAGAGAGAAGGTTGATTTTTCAACTTTTTCTCTAGGATCTTGCTTTTTAGCATATTTATTGTTGACTCTTTCGGAGTACCTATAACAGTTACATTTATTAACTGTCTTCATCtatatgttcttattttttattctactaTTAATTAACTGGTATGCTTTGCCTTCAAGGATTTTGACTCTTTCAAAATGTATATGCaggaaataaaaagaagagaagaagctGTTGCTAAAGGTGAATAATGAGACTCAAACATGTGACCTTCTTGATTAAGTATCTTTTTGTTGTATTTCTAGTTTATGAGGTGAcaaaaagaaagaggagaggaaaaattgaaattttaaatggAGGGAAAACTTGTAGAGAAAAGTTTGTTTCTCGAGTTTTCATTCCCTCTAATTCTTCAGTTTCTCTTTGactgaaaaacaaaaaatttaaaaactaaatccAAGTCAGTAACCTGTTTTATTTTCAACATTTGCTTATCAGCTGGTGTGCCTGTTGATGATAAGAATTGGCCTCCATTTTTCCCAATCATTCACCATGATATTGCCAATGAGATACCAGTTCATGCTCAGAGGCTGCAATATTTGGCCTTTGCAAGTTGGTTAGGTATGGTTGCTTAACtatcttattatttattagGCAGCCTGGTTGGTTGTTTCCGAGACATATTATGTGTTCTCTTAGTTAGAATGAGTAACTGCTTGTAGGTCTCCCAAATTAAAGGAAATAAATCTAAACTCTGTTGTGCTTTTTCATGATCTAATTTTCAATATTAGTAGACATGTGGATTTTTCTTCACAATACTATACAACcaacttgttcttaatttttttttttccgcttatcttttttttatatcttttcaGGAATTGTTCTATGCCTAGTTTTTAATGTAGTTGCTGTGATTGTCTGTTGGATCAG
The genomic region above belongs to Arachis stenosperma cultivar V10309 chromosome 5, arast.V10309.gnm1.PFL2, whole genome shotgun sequence and contains:
- the LOC130978971 gene encoding secretory carrier-associated membrane protein 4 codes for the protein MNRHQDPNPFEEEVNPFSNGAGAPGSKSRIPQMSSEPVGFGQRHDATVDIPLDVTTDSKKKGQELAAWEADLKRREKEIKRREEAVAKAGVPVDDKNWPPFFPIIHHDIANEIPVHAQRLQYLAFASWLGIVLCLVFNVVAVIVCWIRGGGSKIFFLAVIYALLGVPLSYVLWYRPLYRAMSTDSALKFGWFFLFYLIHIAFCIFAAIAPPVVFHGKSLTGILAAIDVFSDHVLVGIFYLVGFGLFCLEALLSLWVLQKIYLYFRGHK